In Oncorhynchus clarkii lewisi isolate Uvic-CL-2024 chromosome 24, UVic_Ocla_1.0, whole genome shotgun sequence, one DNA window encodes the following:
- the LOC139382583 gene encoding galectin-4-like, producing the protein MFVAPPGYQPVYNPSIPYVGPIYGGLRSGMSVYIQGVIPHEITRFNMNLQCEESEGSDIGFHFSPRFDNWDKVVFNSCQEGEWGSEEEIHNMPFSKGDAFEMVIIINQEGYQVTVNGQDLHTFNHRIPVERVNALQIGGDASIQTVNVIGGGNPAGDQIGGNLPVMDGQPIFKPPVPYTIMIPGGMSTKKTIVIRGMVPLGANRFSINFKVGSSGDIAFHLNPRVQERELVRNSFIGGSWETEEREISINPFLEGQYFDMSIRCGNQRFKVFVNGQHMCDFFHRFQNYNQIDTVELEGDVQISYVHF; encoded by the exons ATGTTCGTTGCGCCACCTGGCTATCAGCCCGTCTACAACCCT AGTATCCCCTATGTGGGGCCGATCTACGGCGGGCTGAGATCAGGGATGTCTGTTTACATCCAGGGAGTCATCCCTCACGAGATCACCAG GTTCAACATGAACTTGCAGTGTGAAGAATCTGAGGGCAGTGATATCGGCTTTCACTTCAGCCCTCGCTTCGACAACTGGGACAAGGTGGTGTTCAACAGCTGCCAGGAAGGGGAATGGGGTTCAGAGGAGGAGATCCACAACATGCCTTTTAGCAAGGGAGACGCCTTCGAGATGGTTATCATCATTAACCAGGAGGGTTACCAG GTGACAGTGAACGGACAAGACCTTCATACGTTCAACCACCGTATTCCAGTCGAGAGAGTCAACGCCCTGCAGATCGGCGGCGACGCTTCCATCCAGACCGTCAACGTCATCGGG GGAGGAAATCCTGCAGGTGATCAAATTGGG GGAAACCTACCGGTCATGGATGGACAGCCAATATTCAAACCT CCTGTCCCGTACACCATCATGATTCCAGGAGGGATGTCTACGAAGAAGACCATCGTCATCAGAGGCATGGTACCTCTAGGAGCAAACAG GTTCTCAATTAACTTCAAAGTGGGCAGCTCAGGGGACATAGCGTTCCACCTAAACCCTCGTGTGCAGGAGAGAGAGCTGGTGAGAAACAGTTTTATTGGTGGGAGCtgggagacggaggagagagagatcagcaTCAACCCCTTCCTGGAGGGACAGTACTTTGAC atgtctATCCGTTGTGGGAACCAGCGGTTCAAGGTGTTTGTGAACGGGCAGCACATGTGTGACTTCTTCCATCGCTTCCAGAACTACAACCAGATAGACACGGTGGAGCTGGAGGGAGACGTACAGATCTCATATGTACACTTctga